The genomic window CGGTACCGTCGATCAGCTCACCCTTGTAGTGCACCTTAACGGTATCGGCGGCGGCGGGGTTTGCCCCCTTGCCTGCGGTCAGCTCTTCGTACTGCAGACCGGACTCAGTGGTGGTGACCGCCTTGTTTTTGCCGTTATCAGCCTGATAGGCCGCGCCCTTGTCGAGGTTGTCCTGAGCGACCTGGGCGAACTCCTGACGCTGTTCTTCCATCTTCTTCATCTGGAAGGCCTGCATCACCTGCCCAACCTGCTCCTGATCCAGCAGGGGCTCCTCGCCCTTGTAAATCGCTTCAACGCCCTGTCGGAAGGCATCGATGTCCAGCGTATCAATATCCTGCTTGAGCTTGTCGCCAAGGATCAGACCCAGGCTGTAGCTCAGCTTCTTGTCTTCGGTATCCAGCGCGTCAGCCTGTGCGGCCGATGTCACTGCGACCAGAGAGGCCATGGCTACTGCCAGAAACGTTTTTTTCATCCCAAATTCCCTACTGATAATGCTGAATGTCGTTGTTTAGTGACCGATTTAACTCTAAAGTTCACGCCATTACCACTGCAATTGCAGCACCCGCCGAGCAGGCACTGGCCCCGCCGCTGCCTGCACCAGAACCTGCAATACGGCCAACAGCCCAGGCTCTGGCTCGATACCTTCGCAGCAGAGGTACTGGCCAATGTTCTGCAGCAACAGATCCTCGCAGGCGACAGACGCCACCACCGGCCAGTCACGCCCGAGTGCAAACAGCCAGGCCAGCTCCACCTGCTCAGCGGCCAGTTCCGCCTGGCGCAGCGCCTGATAACAAAGCTCCAGTTCGGGCTCATGCTGACGCTGAGCCCGAACCCGGTAGCGCAGCAGACGCAGCGGCTCTGTGGTACTGTGCTGCCACTGCGACGCTTCACAGGTGCTCAGCTGTTCGGCCTGCAATGCCCGGCCTTCGGTCGCCAGCCAGCAGCAGAACAGCAAGCGGTTAACACCGAGCGACCATTCTTGCTGCAATTGCAGGCACGCCGATTCAACACCCGGCTTGGCATAGAGTTGCAGCGCATAGTCCCAGAGGTCGTTGTGCAGCTTCATCGGACGACTCCCGTATCGCCGGGAGACTGAGTTCGAGTGTATCCGTCTCGCGACAGCGGGCCCGTGATCAGTGCCATTGAATTAGTCTTAATCTCGACAGGTTGTTAAAATTCGCCACCATGATTCAGATATCCCAGCTTAACCTGCAGCGCGGCATCCAGCGTCTGCTGCATCAGGCCAACCTGACCATCCATCATGGATGGAAAACCGGCATCATCGGCGCCAATGGCGTCGGCAAATCAAGCCTGTTCAAACTGATCCTGGGCGAGCTGCAGCCGGATTCCGGCGACCTGCAGATCGCCGGCAACCTGACCATCTCACACATGGCGCAGGAGGTCACGTCGGTTGAACGCCTGGTACTCGACTATGTACTGGATGGTGATGCCCAGCTACGCCAGGTGGAGCGGGAGATAGCCGCGGCCGAAGCCGACCAGCAGCACCATCACCTGGGTGAACTCCACGCCAGGCTGGACAGCATTGACGGCTACAGCGCCGAAGCCCGCGCACACCTGTTGCTGAACGGCCTGGGCTTTATGCCCGGTGACGCCAGCCGCCCGGTGGGAGATCTGTCCGGTGGCTGGCGTATTCGTCTCAACCTGGCCCAGGCGCTGATGTGCCGCTCCGATATACTGCTGCTCGATGAGCCCACCAACCACCTGGATCTGGATGCGACCCTCTGGCTGGAACAGTGGCTGCGCCAGTACCCTGGCACTCTGCTGCTGGTATCCCACGACCGCGACTTTATCGACAATGTGGTCAGCCATATAGTGCATATGCACCACGAGCAGCTGGATCTGTACAAGGGCAACTACAGCGCCTTTGAGCGCATGCGTGCCGAACGTCTGTCACAGCAGGACGCCCAGTTCCAGAAGCAGCAGCAGCGCGTATCCGAAATAGAAAGCTTTGTCCGCCGCTTCCGCGCCAAGGCGACCAAGGCCAAGCAGGCCCAGAGTCGCCTGAAAGAGCTCGAGCGCATGGAGCTGATCGCACCGGCCCACGTGGACAGCCCGTTCAGTTTCCGCTTTACCCCGGCAGACAAAGTGTCCAATCCGCTGCTGACACTGCACAAGGCCGACTGCGGCTACGCCGGCAAACCGATCATGCAACAGCTTAATCTGTCCCTGGCGCCCGGCGCGCGCATTGGCCTGCTGGGCCCCAACGGTGCCGGCAAATCGACCCTGATCAAGACCCTGGTGGGCGACCTGCCCCTGCTCAGTGGCGAGCAGCGTGGCGGTGAACACCTCAAGGTCGGCTACTTTGCCCAGCATCAGCTGGAAGCACTGGACCTGGAAGCGTCGCCGCTACTGCATATCAAACGCCTCTCGCCTAAATCGAGCGAACAGCAGGTGCGTGATTTTCTTGGCAGCTTTGGTTTTTTCGGCGACGACGCCATGGAACCAGTCAAGCGTTTCTCCGGTGGCGAAAAGGCCCGCGTAGCACTGGCGCTGATCGCCTGGGAAAGACCCAACCTGCTGCTGATGGACGAGCCCACCAACCATCTGGATCTGGAGGTTCGCCACGCCCTTACCCTGGCGCTGCAAACGTTCGAAGGCGCGCTGATTCTGGTGTCCCATGACAGGCACCTGCTGCGCAACACCGTGGATGAGTTCTGGCTGGTGGCTGACGGTAAGGCTCAGCCGTTCGATGGCGACCTTGATGACTACCACAGCTGGCTGGGCGATCGTCGCCGTCAGGCGCCGGCCGAGGTTGAGAAAACGGATCTCAGCCGCGGCAACAGCGCCGCCGATCGCAAGGAACAAAAACGGCTGGAGGCACAGAACCGGGCCAAACTGAGACCCCTGCGCCAGCACATCGATAAGCTGGAACAGCAGCTCGAGCAGTGCGGCTCGCAACTGAACGAGGTCGAGACCCAGCTGGGTGACAGCGAGATCTATCAGGATGCCAACAGGGAAAAACTCAAAATCCTGCTGGGCCAGCAGGCCGACCTGACCCGCAAGTCACAGCAGATTGAAGCCAGCTGGCTGGAGCAGCAGGAAGCCCTTGAGGCGCTGGAGCAGAGCCTGGACGCGAGCGACTAGCAACCTTTCGGGCTTTGGCCGGCCGTAGCGAGGGAAAGGCCGACAGGCTGCCCTAACTCGCGCGCTGGCCGCCAAATACCTGGGTCACTTCCCCCAGCGCATCCCGTGACGCCAGTACATCCTCCATGGCTTCGCTGATCACGCCACGGCTCAAGCCCAGGGACTCAGTCAGCCCCGCCGGGATATTCTCGATGGGGCCATCGCTCAGGCCCTGCTCGCGCAACAGACGGTTACTCAGATGCACCAGGCGGGCATAGCCAGAGTGCTCGCCGTCATAATCGACCTCATTCTGACGCCGCACCGCCACGCACACCTCCGCCGGCACTGACCAGCTTTCGAGCAACCAGCTGCCCACCTGCTCGCGTGTGACGTTCAACACCTGCTTCTCGATATATTCAGTCCCCATATGCGGATTGGCCTCGATATAGCGTGACAGCAGCGAGAAATGCGGCGGAAAAAGGTGCGCCAAGACCAGATAACCAAAGTTGTGCAGCAGCCCGGCCAGATAGGCCAGCCCGGGTCGCAACCTTTCAGCCATCGGCATCTTGCGACATAGCCGTTCGGCCAGGGTCGCCGTATAAACCGCCTGCTGCCAGTAATCGGTCGCGCCCCGCGGTGTGTCGTTTGGCATCTGCAGCGTTTTGCCCAGCGCCACACCCAGTGCCAGATTGATCACCAGATCAAACCCCAGCACGCGGATAATGGCGTCTTCCAGCGAGTGCACCTTGCCAGGCACTGCATAATAGGACGAAGACGCCCAGCTCATGACCTGGGCCGACAGGCTCGGATCCAGCCGCACCACCGGCACCAGCGTATCCACGCCGGCTTCGGGATCGCAGCGCATCATCAGAATTTTTTGTGTTGTGGGCGAAAATGACGGCAAACCGAGGGTATCTTCAAGCCGCTGACGAATACGCAGCGCGGTGAATTTTTCCACCGCCCGGATGATCACGGCGCGATCGTCACCACCGGGCTGTCTGGCATCTATATCGGCACGGGTAAGCGCCAGCGGATACGCCTCTATATGACCCTCGCTCAACCAGGCACCGGGCACACTGAAACTACGGTCGCTATGGGGCTCGTAGGCTTTAAGCTCAACGCGGGACTGCAGTGACAGATCTATGTAGAGCGGCAGGGAAAACAGTTTGCGCAGACCCGCCTCCTGGTTCAGCCCGGGCTGGCTGAAAAAGCGCAGCGCGTCCTCGCTGCGGGCCGGCTGCAGCTGCCGGCCAGAGCCCTTCCAGATGGCCTCCAGGTTCAGCAAACCTTCCCAGGGCAGCAGCACCAGCACTTTGCCATCACCATCATGCATCAGCAGAAGACGGGCTACACCCTCGTACTGGGCGTCACCTTCCAGGGAACGTACACCAATTGCCAAATCGTATTCTCCCTTCGATTGTTCGGTCAACATCCAGTTAGCTGACACTCCGGCATATTGCTACCAGGCCTTATAGGGCGCTGGCCTGAACAGCCATCAACGTCGCCTATTGACGCTGGATATGATTCACAGCCTTGATGACACGCAGCTTTTTCATCACCGAAGCCAGATGCACCCGGTTCTGCACCGAGATATCCAGCAGTACCTGACTCAGCTGACCATCCTTCTCGCCGCTGTCGATCTTAATGATATTAGCACCGGCTGTCGCCACGGTGGTCGCGAGGCTGGCGATAATGCCGCGCTGGGACATGACCTCGAGCCTGAGGCTGACGCGGAATTCGTCATCGATGCTCTTGGACCACTCTAGGTAAATGCATTTCTCCGGATCATCGCGCAGATGGCCGATATTGCGGCAGTCCGTGCGATGGATCACCAGGCCGCGGCCGGTGCTGATATGGGCAATGATGGTGTCGCCGGGAATCGGATGGCAGCACTTGGCATAATTCAGCACCATGCCTTCGGTACCCTGAATCGCCAGCGGCTTGTTGCCACGGCGCACCAGGGCAAGTTCGTCTTCCTCGACCGGGGTTTCGGGTTTCAGGCGTCGCGCCACCACATAGGCCATGCGGTTGCCCATGCCAATATCTTCCAGCAGATCATCCAGTACGCGCAGTTCCGCATCCTTGAGCAGGGCCGCCAGGCGACCACGTTCCACCTCGTCCAGGCTGATGCCATAGTTGCCCAGAAACTGATTCAGCAGCCGCCGTCCCAGTTCCACCGACTCGTGACGCTGCTGATTCTTGAGGAAGTGACGAATGCTGGCGCGCGCCTTGCCCGTAACGACAAAGTTCAGCCAGGCCATGTTGGGCTGAGCGCTGGGGGTGGTGATGATTTCAACCGTGGCACCACTGAACAGTGGCTCGGACAGCGGCGCCAGGCGCCGGTTAATACGACAGGACACGCAGGAGTTGCCGATGTCGGTATGCACGGCGTAGGCAAAGTCCACCGGCGTGGCACCGCGGGGCAGCTCGAGAATCCGCCCCTGGGGCGTGAACACATAGACCTCGTCAGGGAACAGGTCCTTTTTAACGTGCTCGATAAATTCCATCGAGTCGCCGGCGTTGCGCTGCATTTCCAGCAGCCCCTGCACCCACTTGCGAGCCCGGTTGTAGGAGCCCACGGCGCTATCGGAACCGCCGTAGGCCTTGTAATGACTGTGTTCGGCGATGCCCTGGCTGGCGACGGCATCCATTTCGCGGGTACGGATCTGCATTTCGAGGGCGATATCGCGGGTGCCGAACAGGTCGGTATGCAACGACTGGTAACCGTTGGCCTTGGGGATGGCGATATAGTCCTTGAAACGGCCCGGCACCGGCTTGTAGAGATTATGCACGGCGCCCAGAATGCGGTAGCAGTCGTCCACCTTTTCGGTGACGATGCGAAACGCAAACATGTCCATGATTTCGGAGAAGGATTTACGCTGCTGGCGCATCTTGCGATAGACGCTGTAAAGGTGTTTTTCCCGCCCGGTGACCACAGCCTTGAGGCCTTCCTCATCCAGCCGGCGCTGCACTGTCTGCTGAATTTCGGTAATGATGTCACGACGCTGCCCGCGCGCTTTCACCACCGCGCGACGGATATAACGGGCGCGCATCGGGTAATAGGACTGGAACGCCAGATCCTCCAGCTCAACCTGCAGGTCGCGCATGCCCAGACGGGCGGCAATGGGGGCGTAGATATCGAGGGTTTCGCGGGCGATGCGCCGCTGCTTTACCGCAGGCATGGCACCGAGAGTGCGCATGTTGTGCAACCGATCAGCCAGTTTCACCAGGATAACCCGGATATCCTCGGCCATGGCCAGCACCATTTTCTGGAAGTTTTCCGCCTGGGCTTCCGCCTTGGTTTCAAACTCCAGATGGGTCAGCTTGGAGACGCCGTCGACGATATCGGCCACCGCACTGCCGAACTGCGACTCAATGGAGTCATAGTTGATCTCGGTGTCTTCGATAACGTCGTGCAGCATGGCCGCCATCAGGCTCTGATGGTCCATGTGCATGCCGGCCAGAATGCCGGCCGCCGCCAGGGGGTGGGTTACATAGGGCTCGCCGCTCTTGCGCCGCTGCCCGTCGTGCGCCTGCTCGGCAAAATAGTAGGCGCGCCGCACTTTGCGGATCTGTTCCTGCTCGAGATATTCGGTCAGTCGCTGACAAAGTGCGTCTATGGTTGGCATCGAGACTCCGGCAATACAGGGCTAGCGTCGGCTATACCCTCGAGTTTTACCTGAAATGATGCCGTATCGCGAAGCTTTCTGGAAGATCAGTCTTCTTCCTGGTCATCCAGTACGCGCTTGTCGGTAAAACCTTCAGCGATTTCACGCAGGGCAACGACGGTAACCTTGTCGTTTTCCCAGTCAACCTTGGCTTCTTTGCCACCGGTGGCCAGCTGACGCGCACGTTTTGCTGCAACCATAACGAGTTCGAAACGGTTATCAACGTTTTCCAGGCAATCTTCAACTGTTACTCGTGCCATCTTGAACCTCGAAAAGGTAGTAATCTGCAAACAAAAAGACGGGGCAGTCTACGCGAGTACGGCTATTCTGACAAGAGATCCGTGATCAGCCCCGCATGCCGCTGTTGCTGCGCAGACTGCCGCAGCCTGCGCGTCACCAGCACCGCCTGAAGTTCACTCAGGGCCAGATCAAATTCATCGTTGATCACCATATAGTCAAACTCGGCGTAGTGGCTCATTTCACTCACCGCATCCGCCATGCGTCGTTCGATAACGCTGACATCATCCTGACCACGGCCGGTGAGGCGCGCACGCAGTGCTTCACGGGACGGCGGCAGTATAAAAATGGACACGGCCTCCGGCATCAGCCGGCGTACCTGTGCTGCGCCCTGCCAGTCAATTTCCAGGATGACATCGGTACCCTGGTCC from Marinobacterium aestuarii includes these protein-coding regions:
- the gmk gene encoding guanylate kinase — protein: MSLKGTLYIISAPSGAGKTSLVRQLLSRDAQVRVSVSHTTRAMRPGEANGTDYNFVTQAQFNDMINDGQFLEFAEVFDNKYGTSQTWVQQELDQGTDVILEIDWQGAAQVRRLMPEAVSIFILPPSREALRARLTGRGQDDVSVIERRMADAVSEMSHYAEFDYMVINDEFDLALSELQAVLVTRRLRQSAQQQRHAGLITDLLSE
- a CDS encoding FKBP-type peptidyl-prolyl cis-trans isomerase, giving the protein MKKTFLAVAMASLVAVTSAAQADALDTEDKKLSYSLGLILGDKLKQDIDTLDIDAFRQGVEAIYKGEEPLLDQEQVGQVMQAFQMKKMEEQRQEFAQVAQDNLDKGAAYQADNGKNKAVTTTESGLQYEELTAGKGANPAAADTVKVHYKGELIDGTEFDSSYSRGEPVSFPLNGVIPGWTEGLQLMKQGGKARLVIPADLAYGPGGMGNAIGPNETLVFEVELLEINPQAEAQAEAAAK
- a CDS encoding ATP-binding cassette domain-containing protein; protein product: MIQISQLNLQRGIQRLLHQANLTIHHGWKTGIIGANGVGKSSLFKLILGELQPDSGDLQIAGNLTISHMAQEVTSVERLVLDYVLDGDAQLRQVEREIAAAEADQQHHHLGELHARLDSIDGYSAEARAHLLLNGLGFMPGDASRPVGDLSGGWRIRLNLAQALMCRSDILLLDEPTNHLDLDATLWLEQWLRQYPGTLLLVSHDRDFIDNVVSHIVHMHHEQLDLYKGNYSAFERMRAERLSQQDAQFQKQQQRVSEIESFVRRFRAKATKAKQAQSRLKELERMELIAPAHVDSPFSFRFTPADKVSNPLLTLHKADCGYAGKPIMQQLNLSLAPGARIGLLGPNGAGKSTLIKTLVGDLPLLSGEQRGGEHLKVGYFAQHQLEALDLEASPLLHIKRLSPKSSEQQVRDFLGSFGFFGDDAMEPVKRFSGGEKARVALALIAWERPNLLLMDEPTNHLDLEVRHALTLALQTFEGALILVSHDRHLLRNTVDEFWLVADGKAQPFDGDLDDYHSWLGDRRRQAPAEVEKTDLSRGNSAADRKEQKRLEAQNRAKLRPLRQHIDKLEQQLEQCGSQLNEVETQLGDSEIYQDANREKLKILLGQQADLTRKSQQIEASWLEQQEALEALEQSLDASD
- a CDS encoding TIGR02444 family protein, which translates into the protein MKLHNDLWDYALQLYAKPGVESACLQLQQEWSLGVNRLLFCCWLATEGRALQAEQLSTCEASQWQHSTTEPLRLLRYRVRAQRQHEPELELCYQALRQAELAAEQVELAWLFALGRDWPVVASVACEDLLLQNIGQYLCCEGIEPEPGLLAVLQVLVQAAAGPVPARRVLQLQW
- the rpoZ gene encoding DNA-directed RNA polymerase subunit omega; protein product: MARVTVEDCLENVDNRFELVMVAAKRARQLATGGKEAKVDWENDKVTVVALREIAEGFTDKRVLDDQEED
- the spoT gene encoding bifunctional GTP diphosphokinase/guanosine-3',5'-bis pyrophosphate 3'-pyrophosphohydrolase — its product is MPTIDALCQRLTEYLEQEQIRKVRRAYYFAEQAHDGQRRKSGEPYVTHPLAAAGILAGMHMDHQSLMAAMLHDVIEDTEINYDSIESQFGSAVADIVDGVSKLTHLEFETKAEAQAENFQKMVLAMAEDIRVILVKLADRLHNMRTLGAMPAVKQRRIARETLDIYAPIAARLGMRDLQVELEDLAFQSYYPMRARYIRRAVVKARGQRRDIITEIQQTVQRRLDEEGLKAVVTGREKHLYSVYRKMRQQRKSFSEIMDMFAFRIVTEKVDDCYRILGAVHNLYKPVPGRFKDYIAIPKANGYQSLHTDLFGTRDIALEMQIRTREMDAVASQGIAEHSHYKAYGGSDSAVGSYNRARKWVQGLLEMQRNAGDSMEFIEHVKKDLFPDEVYVFTPQGRILELPRGATPVDFAYAVHTDIGNSCVSCRINRRLAPLSEPLFSGATVEIITTPSAQPNMAWLNFVVTGKARASIRHFLKNQQRHESVELGRRLLNQFLGNYGISLDEVERGRLAALLKDAELRVLDDLLEDIGMGNRMAYVVARRLKPETPVEEDELALVRRGNKPLAIQGTEGMVLNYAKCCHPIPGDTIIAHISTGRGLVIHRTDCRNIGHLRDDPEKCIYLEWSKSIDDEFRVSLRLEVMSQRGIIASLATTVATAGANIIKIDSGEKDGQLSQVLLDISVQNRVHLASVMKKLRVIKAVNHIQRQ
- a CDS encoding HDOD domain-containing protein, whose amino-acid sequence is MAIGVRSLEGDAQYEGVARLLLMHDGDGKVLVLLPWEGLLNLEAIWKGSGRQLQPARSEDALRFFSQPGLNQEAGLRKLFSLPLYIDLSLQSRVELKAYEPHSDRSFSVPGAWLSEGHIEAYPLALTRADIDARQPGGDDRAVIIRAVEKFTALRIRQRLEDTLGLPSFSPTTQKILMMRCDPEAGVDTLVPVVRLDPSLSAQVMSWASSSYYAVPGKVHSLEDAIIRVLGFDLVINLALGVALGKTLQMPNDTPRGATDYWQQAVYTATLAERLCRKMPMAERLRPGLAYLAGLLHNFGYLVLAHLFPPHFSLLSRYIEANPHMGTEYIEKQVLNVTREQVGSWLLESWSVPAEVCVAVRRQNEVDYDGEHSGYARLVHLSNRLLREQGLSDGPIENIPAGLTESLGLSRGVISEAMEDVLASRDALGEVTQVFGGQRAS